A window of the Amycolatopsis solani genome harbors these coding sequences:
- a CDS encoding GNAT family N-acetyltransferase codes for MTGLLTERLHQASENAVAMWTALARARGDRVLDRPGFTAIDGRRYRVMLRTGDPDAATTRELTELAREKRAEGRTVVVEDPFRVLDLRHVGMAAGQLPVMVREPAPAPEPAGVVRVRSADALAAAVDIVVGGFPLEEYQGDDADDVFPRSLLTEPGPAFFADPGRGACLTMEHGGVGGAYWVTTLPEHRSKGVGRALMHAVLRHFEDRPVTLTAARAGKPLYDKLGFTGLGDANWWR; via the coding sequence ATGACCGGATTGCTCACCGAGCGGCTGCACCAAGCCAGCGAGAACGCCGTCGCGATGTGGACCGCACTCGCCCGCGCCCGGGGCGACCGCGTCCTCGACCGGCCCGGCTTCACCGCCATCGACGGGCGCCGGTACCGGGTCATGCTCCGCACCGGTGACCCCGACGCCGCCACCACCCGCGAACTGACCGAACTCGCCCGCGAGAAACGAGCCGAAGGGCGGACCGTCGTCGTCGAGGATCCCTTCCGGGTGCTCGACCTCCGGCACGTCGGGATGGCCGCCGGGCAGTTGCCGGTCATGGTGCGGGAACCGGCTCCCGCGCCCGAGCCGGCCGGGGTCGTGCGGGTCCGGAGCGCCGACGCGCTCGCTGCCGCTGTCGACATCGTTGTCGGCGGGTTTCCGCTCGAGGAGTACCAGGGTGACGACGCCGACGACGTCTTCCCGCGGAGCCTGCTGACCGAGCCGGGGCCCGCCTTCTTCGCCGACCCGGGCCGTGGCGCCTGCCTCACCATGGAGCACGGCGGGGTCGGCGGCGCCTACTGGGTCACCACGCTGCCGGAACACCGCTCGAAGGGCGTCGGGCGGGCGCTCATGCACGCCGTCCTACGGCACTTCGAGGACCGCCCCGTCACGCTGACCGCCGCCCGGGCCGGGAAGCCGCTCTACGACAAGCTCGGGTTCACCGGCTTGGGGGACGCCAATTGGTGGCGTTGA
- a CDS encoding lipase family protein, which translates to MTARRVLAVFLALALAGVFAPAASAAPSAGPFDDSFYTPPSPLPQGKPGDVIRWRPSNAGPRQASVDAWQVMYLSTNALGQPDAVTGTVLVPKTANRATAPIVSFDPGTHGPAFACTPSKMIDIGAFYEQPGLDDLLDAGYAVTVPDYEGYQSTPKTTYVVGRSEGPAVIDGVRAAQRLTAAGLSPTAKVVFRGYSQGGGAAAWAGELQPAYAPELNLVGIAAGGVPADLVQVTLQLDGKFGFGVFAYALAGLDQAYPELQLDSFLSDNGRAKLAEMKQSACTFELLTTYANQKIADYTTGPGYIKPAWVARLNENKLGGTPPKVPVFQYHGTGDQLVQFAQADALHKAYCAAGVAETWKTYDTDHITLVYTGNADVLAFVKDRIAGKPASSNC; encoded by the coding sequence GTGACCGCCCGCCGCGTGCTCGCCGTCTTCCTGGCGCTGGCGCTCGCCGGCGTGTTCGCGCCCGCGGCTTCGGCGGCGCCGTCGGCCGGCCCCTTCGACGACTCGTTCTACACGCCGCCGTCCCCGCTGCCCCAGGGCAAGCCGGGCGACGTCATCCGCTGGCGCCCGTCGAACGCGGGCCCGCGCCAGGCATCGGTCGACGCGTGGCAGGTGATGTACCTGTCGACGAACGCGCTCGGGCAGCCCGACGCGGTCACCGGCACCGTGCTGGTGCCGAAGACCGCGAACCGGGCCACCGCCCCGATCGTCTCGTTCGACCCGGGCACGCACGGGCCCGCGTTCGCCTGCACGCCGTCGAAGATGATCGACATCGGCGCGTTCTACGAGCAGCCGGGCCTCGACGACCTGCTCGACGCGGGGTACGCCGTCACCGTCCCGGACTACGAGGGCTACCAGAGCACGCCGAAGACGACCTACGTCGTGGGCCGCTCCGAAGGCCCGGCGGTGATCGACGGCGTGCGCGCGGCCCAGCGGCTCACCGCGGCCGGGCTGTCCCCGACGGCGAAGGTCGTGTTCCGCGGCTACTCCCAGGGCGGCGGTGCCGCGGCGTGGGCCGGGGAGCTGCAGCCGGCCTACGCGCCGGAGCTGAACCTGGTCGGGATCGCGGCCGGCGGCGTGCCCGCGGACCTGGTCCAGGTGACGCTGCAGCTGGACGGGAAGTTCGGGTTCGGCGTGTTCGCCTACGCCTTGGCGGGGCTCGACCAGGCTTATCCCGAACTGCAGCTCGATTCCTTCCTCAGCGACAACGGCCGGGCGAAGCTCGCCGAAATGAAGCAGAGCGCGTGCACGTTCGAGCTGCTCACGACGTACGCGAACCAGAAGATCGCGGACTACACGACCGGCCCCGGCTACATCAAGCCGGCGTGGGTGGCGCGGCTGAACGAGAACAAGCTCGGCGGCACCCCGCCGAAGGTGCCGGTGTTCCAGTACCACGGCACCGGCGACCAGCTGGTGCAGTTCGCGCAGGCCGACGCGCTGCACAAGGCGTACTGCGCGGCCGGCGTGGCGGAGACGTGGAAGACCTACGACACCGACCACATCACGCTGGTCTACACCGGCAACGCCGACGTGCTGGCCTTCGTCAAGGACCGGATCGCCGGGAAGCCGGCGAGCTCGAACTGCTGA
- a CDS encoding GtrA family protein, translated as MPEPRELLRFAVVGSAAYGVTLLGDYSLKLTVFREKPVTALAIATIASTAFAYLLSRRWSFADRGGHRRLREATLFFVVNAGAVAVNLVPPLVSRYVLLLSVPHVGFVAQEIADFVAGMVLGTAAGTAFRWYGYRRWVFPRSTPPIGVPQAGEPELVVERLPGPGGGQRDGAVLEVP; from the coding sequence ATGCCCGAGCCGCGAGAGCTGCTCCGTTTCGCCGTCGTCGGCTCGGCCGCGTACGGGGTCACCCTACTGGGCGACTACAGCCTGAAGCTCACCGTGTTCCGGGAGAAGCCGGTGACGGCGCTCGCGATCGCCACGATCGCCTCGACGGCGTTCGCGTACCTGCTGTCGCGGCGCTGGTCGTTCGCGGACCGGGGCGGACACCGGCGGCTGCGCGAGGCGACGCTGTTCTTCGTGGTCAACGCGGGTGCGGTGGCCGTGAACCTGGTGCCGCCGCTGGTGTCGCGGTACGTGCTGCTGCTGTCCGTCCCGCACGTCGGCTTCGTGGCCCAGGAGATCGCGGACTTCGTGGCGGGCATGGTGCTGGGCACGGCGGCCGGCACGGCGTTCCGCTGGTACGGCTACCGGCGGTGGGTGTTCCCGCGGTCAACGCCACCAATTGGCGTCCCCCAAGCCGGTGAACCCGAGCTTGTCGTAGAGCGGCTTCCCGGCCCGGGCGGCGGTCAGCGTGACGGGGCGGTCCTCGAAGTGCCGTAG
- a CDS encoding DUF6801 domain-containing protein: MTHPRGKKKTVAAAAAAGAVGLVATALLVGAQTSAADPISLTLNYHCTLPLVGSQSLKVVINTDLPTTVNTGQPTGAFDIKAVSTINADTVAGLSLIGATTIEGTATAAATVAAPSLNLPVNVPITLDKTNIPASGELNINASGKTPSLTFTQPGQAKITVGDLQLKVTPRKADGSVTGITPDGTIDAPCTQDTGQNNTLATITIAGGGGTTPPTTTPPVTTPPTTTPPVTTPPTTTPPGGGIKYSFGITGQTALKSLGSTAPIKGSFDADVNLSAKTFVGDLKLDPTHTEFKLLGFLPGSSDVKVVQNGPQTGELVGTGFKAHIKFDTFLTTVNLFGFPISTDPKCGTVSPSTSEMTTGADFDLLKGGKLSGTYSLSALQNCGAFNDYISAFAKSDGNSLDLVLAKK; encoded by the coding sequence GTGACTCACCCAAGAGGCAAGAAGAAGACGGTCGCGGCCGCCGCGGCCGCGGGCGCGGTGGGGCTCGTCGCCACCGCTCTGCTCGTCGGGGCGCAGACCAGTGCCGCCGACCCGATCTCGCTGACGCTGAACTACCACTGCACGCTCCCGCTGGTGGGTTCGCAGTCGCTGAAGGTGGTGATCAACACCGATCTGCCGACCACCGTCAACACCGGCCAGCCGACCGGCGCCTTCGACATCAAGGCCGTGTCCACGATCAACGCGGACACCGTCGCCGGCCTCAGCCTGATCGGTGCCACGACGATCGAGGGCACCGCGACGGCGGCCGCGACCGTCGCCGCGCCGAGCCTCAACCTGCCGGTCAACGTCCCGATCACGCTGGACAAGACGAACATCCCGGCGTCGGGTGAGCTGAACATCAACGCGTCGGGCAAGACGCCGTCGCTGACGTTCACCCAGCCCGGCCAGGCGAAGATCACCGTCGGGGACCTGCAGCTCAAGGTCACCCCGCGCAAGGCCGACGGCTCGGTCACCGGCATCACGCCGGACGGCACCATCGACGCGCCCTGCACGCAGGACACCGGCCAGAACAACACGCTGGCCACGATCACCATCGCGGGCGGTGGCGGCACGACCCCGCCGACCACGACCCCGCCGGTGACCACGCCGCCGACGACCACGCCGCCGGTGACCACCCCGCCCACCACGACCCCGCCGGGCGGTGGCATCAAGTACTCCTTCGGCATCACCGGCCAGACCGCGCTGAAGTCGCTCGGCAGCACCGCGCCGATCAAGGGTTCGTTCGACGCCGACGTGAACCTGTCGGCCAAGACCTTCGTCGGCGACCTGAAGCTGGACCCGACGCACACCGAGTTCAAGCTCCTCGGCTTCCTGCCGGGCAGCTCGGACGTCAAGGTCGTGCAGAACGGCCCGCAGACCGGTGAGCTCGTGGGCACCGGGTTCAAGGCGCACATCAAGTTCGACACGTTCCTCACCACGGTCAACCTGTTCGGCTTCCCGATCAGCACCGACCCGAAGTGCGGCACGGTCTCGCCGTCGACCAGCGAGATGACCACCGGCGCCGACTTCGACCTGCTCAAGGGCGGGAAGCTGTCGGGCACCTACTCGCTGTCCGCGCTGCAGAACTGCGGTGCGTTCAACGACTACATCAGCGCGTTCGCCAAGAGCGACGGCAACTCGCTGGACCTGGTGCTCGCCAAGAAGTGA